In the Carboxydothermus hydrogenoformans Z-2901 genome, TGGCTGTTAATGCCCGGGAACTTGAGAGTTTGGTAGAGCGGGGCTTAAAATTATTTGAGCTTTCCGTGGAAGGAAAAACCCAGAGGGTACTGGTTAAAGAGCTACAACACCATCCGGTGACCGGGAAGCTAATCCATGTGGATTTTCAGGTGGTAGAAAGCGGCCGGAAGATCCGGCAACTGGTGCCGGTGGAGCTTTATGGGGAACCGGCAGGGGTTAAAGCCGGTGGTATCTTGGAGCATGGTCTTTCGGAAGTTACGGTGGAGTGCCTGCCAGAGGATCTACCGGAGTTTATTGAAGCGGATGTTTCAAAACTTGAGGTTGGCGATTGTCTGAGGGTAAAAGATTTGGAGCTACCTCCGGGTGTACGCGTCATTGAGGACCCGGAAAGCATCATTGCGTTAATATCTGCTCCCAGGGATTATGTTGAAGAGGAAGAGGAAACAACTACCTCCGCCCCGGAAGCTACAGCTTAAAATTTTCGTAGGGAGAGGAAAAATGTTTATCATAGCAGGATTGGGGAACCCCGGACAGGAATATGAAAATACCCGGCATAATGCCGGGTTTATGGTTGTAGATGAGTTAGCTAAAAAACATGGAATATTAATAACCAAAAGAAAATTTAAAAGCCTTGTCGGTGAAGGGGAAATTTTAGGGGTAAAAGTTTTATTGCTTAAACCTCAAACCTATATGAATTTAAGCGGGACAGCAGTCCAGGAGGCGGTTTCTTTTTACAAACTCCCTCTGTCCCGCTTAGTTGTTGTTTATGATGATTTAGACTTGCCTTTAGGGAAAATTCGTCTTCGTTTAAAAGGGAGTGCCGGCGGTCATCGGGGAATGGGGTCTATTATTAGTTGTCTGGGAAGTGAGGAAATACCCCGATTAAAAATTGGGATTGGTCGACCGGCGGTGGGAGATGTTAAGGATTATGTTTTACAGCCCTTTACCGGTGCCGAGAGGGAGATTTTAGAGCCTACCCTTAAACTGGCGGCGGAAGCCATAACCGTAGCTCTAACGGAAGGATTTAATAAAGCAATGACTGACTTTAACCGGGGAGGTTAATAATTTACAAGGTGGCTTCTTTTTTTTATGGTTTTTTGGCAGCGGTGCTGGCTTATGGGGTAAATAAACTTTTAGTGCGCTTGCTAACAAAGGAGAAGGTAGCGTTAGTAGCTCCTTCTATCGAAGAATGTCTAAAAACTTTTTTGGGGCTCTTTGGTCAGGGAAACATCGTTTTTACCCATTTCGCTTTTGGTTTTGCCGAAGGCTTGTACGACTTAATAACCGCCCGCCAGAAGTATCTGGCGTTTTTTCTGAGTATCGTTACCCATACCGTTTTTGGTATTATTACTTTAAGTATAACTGAAAAATTTACCCTTTTTTTAGGTATAAGTACCGCCGCTCTGGGCCATACTTTGTATAACCTGATAGTTTTAAAAATGGCCCGGAGGTAAGCGATGATTATCCATGTTTGTGACTTTTGCCAAAAAACCTACTTCTTCAAAGGAAGTTCCACAAAAATTTCTTACATACGGGGGATCTGTCCCGATTGCCAGGAGGAGCTTTTTTTTGAAGA is a window encoding:
- a CDS encoding 50S ribosomal protein L25; this translates as MEKITASVRLKKTRGERNRLLKEGKVPGVMYGKNIEPVAVAVNARELESLVERGLKLFELSVEGKTQRVLVKELQHHPVTGKLIHVDFQVVESGRKIRQLVPVELYGEPAGVKAGGILEHGLSEVTVECLPEDLPEFIEADVSKLEVGDCLRVKDLELPPGVRVIEDPESIIALISAPRDYVEEEEETTTSAPEATA
- the pth gene encoding aminoacyl-tRNA hydrolase, whose product is MFIIAGLGNPGQEYENTRHNAGFMVVDELAKKHGILITKRKFKSLVGEGEILGVKVLLLKPQTYMNLSGTAVQEAVSFYKLPLSRLVVVYDDLDLPLGKIRLRLKGSAGGHRGMGSIISCLGSEEIPRLKIGIGRPAVGDVKDYVLQPFTGAEREILEPTLKLAAEAITVALTEGFNKAMTDFNRGG